CAGACTCAAAAATTGTCGCGGATTCTGTACAGAAAAAGTATGTAAAAAAAGCAGCATATAAATGTTATCTCCAGGAATATTCAACGCTTGAGTCCCAGTTTGAACTAATCATTATTGACTGGATACCTAGAGCAGAAAATAAGCATGCAGATACCATCGCAAGAAGAACATTAAACAGATATAGCTGAGCTATATCTGTTTAATTTTTTGTTCTAATACATAAAGTACACCGTTCTCATTATTAGAAGGTGCGATAGCAGACGCGAAAGATTTCACTTTATGAGACGCATTTGCCATTGCATAACTATGGTCTGACAGTTTAAACATCTCTATATCATTATCTCCATCACCAAAGACAGCTAACTCATCACTACTTACATTTAATTGTTCCATCACTACTTGAAGCATATGTGCTTTATCTGCATTGGCAGTTATATCGATGCAGAGTGCTCCACTATAGACACAATCTATAGTTGGAGGAAGCAATTCCATCAGTTTTGAAACTTCATCAGCAGTACCCGTTACTGTAATTTTCAATACGGATTCACTGACTTCATTACTTTCAGAGAATACTTTTATATCTGGATAGTAAGGATGTATCATCGTCCGATAATCATCAGATGCTGTTCGGTGAATATAAGCATTATTTTCTGCAGAAACTACAAATTCATAATCTGCATTTATCAATCGAGAGATGACTTTACCAGCATCTTGTTGTTTCATCGCCTTATACTGATACATTCCGTCATACTCAAGAAATGCTCCATTAGCTGCTATATAGATAATGTCATTATATCCATCAAAAAATTGTTTTAAATATGCAGGATGATTACTACTCGCCACAGCGAAACGAATATGATTGCGCTGCATCATATCATAAATACGTCTAAACCTGACCTCATCATATCCATTATTGTCATTTAAAAAAGTCCCATCCATATCTACAGCAACTAATTTCATTGAGATTTCCCTTTCACGTGAAACATTGTATTTAACGTATATTTTGTTGATTTCCCGACACCGACCTTCTGAATCTCACCATCTTTTTGAAGTTTGACCAATGCGCGTTCTATCGTTTTCCTGCTAATATCAGCAAGTCTGAGTTCAATATCTGTTCGAGATAAAGGAATAAACGACTGATTAATTACTTCCAGCACTCTGTAGTACGGTTCGTATTTATTCATATTTATCAGTTTGAACTGATTAAAGAACTGTTCATAACATTGCTCGATCATTTCCAGATAGAAAAGATAAAAATCGACAAATGGACTATCAGGCTGCATCACTTCAAAATATTCATCCGCTCTTTCAGCAATATATTGTTCTAAATTGTGAAACTTCACAACAATAAATCCACTTTTAAGCAGTAACAATGTTAAAAGAAGATGGGTTAGTTTAAGATTATCTTCTTGAAAAGCATGTTCTTTATTAAAAGTGTATGTAAAAGCAAATATGCGTTCAAGTGCGTTATAATAACCAGTCTGCTGAAAATATGATTCAACTGAAGTATGTAATGCAGATGGATTTTCTTGCTTCATC
Above is a window of Macrococcoides canis DNA encoding:
- a CDS encoding Fic family protein; translated protein: MSGIFNDKQLKILDLATRIYEYKGMQHIINEKHHIALQKLQRITMINALKYTLQLDGVFFANTKLIQMVDYKSSIKNDDDMTLMGYRDALVYIFDDYEFIDLLPIEIERIYLEMSSGNNAMIKKMKQENPSALHTSVESYFQQTGYYNALERIFAFTYTFNKEHAFQEDNLKLTHLLLTLLLLKSGFIVVKFHNLEQYIAERADEYFEVMQPDSPFVDFYLFYLEMIEQCYEQFFNQFKLINMNKYEPYYRVLEVINQSFIPLSRTDIELRLADISRKTIERALVKLQKDGEIQKVGVGKSTKYTLNTMFHVKGKSQ
- a CDS encoding HAD family hydrolase, coding for MKLVAVDMDGTFLNDNNGYDEVRFRRIYDMMQRNHIRFAVASSNHPAYLKQFFDGYNDIIYIAANGAFLEYDGMYQYKAMKQQDAGKVISRLINADYEFVVSAENNAYIHRTASDDYRTMIHPYYPDIKVFSESNEVSESVLKITVTGTADEVSKLMELLPPTIDCVYSGALCIDITANADKAHMLQVVMEQLNVSSDELAVFGDGDNDIEMFKLSDHSYAMANASHKVKSFASAIAPSNNENGVLYVLEQKIKQI